A portion of the Pedobacter cryoconitis genome contains these proteins:
- the mnmD gene encoding tRNA (5-methylaminomethyl-2-thiouridine)(34)-methyltransferase MnmD, giving the protein MNIITQTADGSNTLYNETIGEHYHSKHGALQESKHVFIDAGLKQAEITFPDQPITILEIGFGTGLNFLLTSAYADEHGLSLSYTGIEAYPLSKEELISTQYNQYVPAPIWDSLMNVYAEALCAATALNKDQELTIAHTTLDAFKAEKLFDLVYFDAFSVQHQPEMWSDEIICHVCSFLKPNGIFVTYAITGKLKRALKSCGMKVEKLPGAPGKREMLRATKIPAEALEF; this is encoded by the coding sequence ATGAATATCATCACACAAACCGCAGACGGCTCTAACACTTTATATAACGAAACCATTGGTGAACACTACCATTCTAAACATGGGGCATTACAGGAAAGTAAGCATGTATTTATTGATGCGGGGCTAAAACAGGCCGAAATAACTTTCCCTGATCAGCCTATAACCATACTTGAAATTGGTTTCGGTACAGGGCTCAATTTCCTGCTGACTTCTGCTTATGCAGATGAGCATGGGCTTTCTTTGAGTTACACTGGAATTGAGGCTTATCCATTAAGCAAAGAAGAATTAATCTCTACACAATATAATCAATACGTACCTGCACCGATCTGGGATAGCCTGATGAATGTCTATGCAGAGGCATTATGCGCAGCGACTGCTTTAAATAAAGATCAGGAGTTGACCATAGCACATACTACCCTGGATGCTTTCAAGGCAGAGAAACTATTTGACCTGGTTTATTTTGATGCTTTTTCGGTACAACATCAACCGGAAATGTGGTCGGATGAAATCATTTGTCATGTTTGTTCTTTCTTGAAACCAAATGGGATCTTTGTGACCTATGCCATTACGGGAAAACTAAAACGTGCCTTAAAAAGTTGCGGTATGAAGGTTGAAAAGCTTCCTGGTGCTCCTGGAAAACGCGAAATGCTGCGTGCAACTAAAATTCCTGCTGAAGCATTGGAGTTTTAA
- a CDS encoding M13 family metallopeptidase: MNTKHLKNYFAVLGILAASYSSYAQKVPTKFIDPANMDLTVKPGDDFYEYASGTWIKNNPVPAKETRWGSFNELRDFNINAVKSIVEEAAADRSAPAGSPKKRVGDFYAAAMDSATIEKAGYTPIKADLARINKLKDIKGILDEVVLMRTSGIGAPMYSFYVGQDRKNVNKYVAQLGQGGTTLPDRDYYLKDDSRTLKIREAYLNYMTTLFTLTGSSATDAKQKANTVLSIEKKLAEAQMSRLEMRDPYKTYNKFTVADFDKTTPNINWTATLPKLLVKGQDTVLVGAPKFFVSLNAMLTTVPVSDWKTYLEWNILKNSASNLSSPFVKAVFAFNQAQTGQKVQTPRWQTMSSKTDGSIGELLGQLYVAKYFKPEAKARMTEMIKNLRTAFEIRIKGLEWMSDVTKEKALAKLNAFVPKIGYPDQWKTYDGLNIDRKTYFQNLRNVGAWGYNDMVSQLGKPVDRTRFGMTPPTVNAYYSPTMNEIVFPAGILQFPFFAANADDAINYGGIGAVIGHEMSHGFDDSGSQYDKDGNLRNWWTNEDRTKFEAKTKALGEQYDSYAVLDTIHVNGKLTMGENIGDLGGLNAAYTAFKLTKQGQSEEKIDGFTPDQRFFLSWAQVWRGNILPDNAAQLIKTDPHSPGQFRTIGAPVNMDAWYKAFDVKPGDKLYKKPEDRIRLW, translated from the coding sequence ATGAATACAAAACACCTGAAAAACTATTTTGCAGTCTTAGGAATATTAGCAGCAAGCTATTCTTCTTATGCGCAAAAGGTTCCCACAAAGTTTATTGATCCTGCAAATATGGATCTGACTGTAAAACCCGGAGACGATTTTTATGAATATGCTAGTGGAACCTGGATTAAAAACAACCCTGTCCCTGCCAAGGAAACACGTTGGGGAAGTTTCAACGAATTAAGAGATTTTAACATTAATGCGGTCAAAAGCATTGTTGAAGAGGCTGCTGCAGACCGTTCTGCACCGGCTGGATCACCAAAGAAACGTGTGGGTGATTTTTACGCAGCCGCAATGGATAGCGCTACGATTGAAAAAGCAGGCTACACGCCTATTAAAGCCGATCTTGCCAGAATTAACAAGCTTAAGGATATCAAGGGCATACTGGATGAAGTTGTCCTGATGCGTACTTCTGGTATTGGAGCTCCGATGTATAGTTTCTATGTAGGCCAAGACAGGAAAAATGTAAATAAGTATGTAGCACAGCTTGGTCAGGGTGGAACGACTTTACCAGACCGCGATTATTATTTAAAAGATGATAGCAGGACTTTAAAAATCCGTGAAGCTTATCTGAATTATATGACTACTTTATTCACTTTGACTGGTAGTTCAGCAACAGATGCGAAACAAAAAGCAAATACAGTGCTTTCTATAGAGAAAAAACTGGCTGAGGCTCAGATGTCGCGCCTTGAAATGCGTGATCCTTACAAAACCTACAATAAATTTACAGTTGCTGATTTCGATAAAACGACACCAAATATTAACTGGACGGCTACTTTACCAAAACTTTTGGTCAAAGGACAGGATACTGTTTTAGTAGGCGCACCTAAGTTTTTTGTCAGCTTGAATGCTATGCTGACTACTGTACCAGTTTCAGATTGGAAAACTTACCTGGAATGGAACATCCTTAAAAATTCAGCATCGAATTTAAGTTCTCCTTTTGTAAAAGCAGTATTTGCCTTTAATCAAGCACAAACTGGCCAGAAGGTACAAACACCAAGATGGCAGACCATGTCTTCTAAAACTGACGGTTCTATTGGTGAGTTATTGGGACAGCTGTATGTGGCTAAATATTTTAAGCCTGAGGCGAAAGCCCGCATGACAGAAATGATCAAAAATCTGCGTACTGCCTTTGAAATCAGAATTAAGGGGTTAGAGTGGATGAGTGATGTGACCAAAGAAAAAGCGCTGGCTAAACTAAATGCTTTTGTCCCTAAAATTGGTTATCCTGATCAATGGAAAACTTATGATGGATTGAATATTGACCGTAAAACTTATTTCCAAAACCTTAGAAATGTAGGTGCCTGGGGATATAATGATATGGTTTCTCAGTTGGGCAAACCGGTTGACCGTACCCGCTTTGGAATGACGCCGCCAACTGTAAATGCTTATTATAGCCCAACAATGAATGAAATTGTTTTCCCGGCTGGGATTTTACAGTTTCCCTTCTTCGCAGCAAATGCTGACGATGCGATCAACTACGGTGGTATTGGTGCAGTAATTGGTCATGAGATGTCACATGGTTTTGATGATAGTGGCAGCCAGTATGATAAAGATGGTAATCTGCGCAATTGGTGGACAAATGAGGACCGTACAAAATTTGAAGCCAAAACAAAAGCATTGGGCGAACAATATGATTCTTACGCAGTACTGGACACTATTCATGTGAACGGTAAACTGACTATGGGCGAAAATATTGGTGATTTAGGAGGTTTAAATGCTGCTTATACTGCATTTAAATTAACGAAACAAGGGCAGTCTGAAGAGAAGATTGATGGGTTTACACCTGATCAGCGTTTCTTCCTTTCGTGGGCCCAGGTATGGAGAGGTAATATTTTACCGGATAATGCTGCACAGCTGATTAAAACTGACCCGCATTCTCCAGGACAATTCAGAACTATTGGTGCTCCTGTAAATATGGATGCCTGGTATAAAGCGTTTGATGTGAAACCTGGTGATAAATTATACAAAAAACCAGAAGACAGAATCAGGCTTTGGTAA
- a CDS encoding S9 family peptidase, with amino-acid sequence MKKLVLFAVLLSAAVIVNGQQKNLSMTDAMFNARTTLAPQKLKNLQFLYGKEDYAYSKTVNGGVVWFTGSTAAKEEKLLLNLTQLNQKLRAAKLDTLKTMPDISFNQGADWIIPVHGASLAYNPVKSSFTTLMDSKLAGQNKAERSVAGYTAYLDHYNLFVTDGKKAKQVTTDGTDNIVYASSVHRDEFGISKGTFWSNQGKKLAFYRMDQSMVSDYPIIDWTTRPAKNINIKYPMAGDKIHEVTVGVYNAETQTVVYLQTGEPAEQYLTNIAWSPDDKFIYIAVLNRGQNHMEFKQFDAQTGRYVKTLFEERDEKYVEPLVPALFLKKNPQQFIWQSNRDGWNQLYLYNTDGKLVKQLTKGNWEVTEVKGFDATGENLFYVSTAESPITRNLYVVNIKSGQSKRITSGFAAHKTEVSTSGNTVLDNFSSTKNPGTVELLDVKKGVKKQIFQSADPLANYALGASSIFTIKGKSGDPIYCNLFKPVGLDSTKKHPVVVYWYGGSHAQLILDQWNGGGSNYWFQYLAEQGFVVMVIDTRGSDNRGKAFEQAMFRKVGDVQMEDMMSAVDYLKGLSYTDEKNMGLFGWSFGGFNTVDFMVNHPGVFKAAVAGGAVTNWNFYEAMYTERYMDTPKENPEGYAATDLTNQIQKLKGKLLLIHGLQDNVVLQQHTVELVKKAVDDNIQLDYMIYPGHEHNVLGKDRTHLYQKVTDYFMQNLK; translated from the coding sequence ATGAAGAAACTAGTTTTATTCGCTGTATTGCTTTCTGCCGCCGTTATTGTGAACGGCCAGCAGAAAAACCTGAGCATGACAGACGCTATGTTCAACGCACGTACGACGCTTGCCCCTCAAAAATTGAAGAATCTGCAATTTCTGTATGGAAAAGAAGATTACGCATATAGTAAAACTGTAAATGGTGGAGTAGTCTGGTTTACAGGGAGTACGGCAGCAAAAGAAGAGAAACTATTGCTCAACTTAACTCAGCTCAATCAAAAATTGCGTGCGGCAAAACTGGATACTTTAAAAACGATGCCTGATATTTCCTTTAATCAGGGGGCAGATTGGATTATTCCTGTTCATGGGGCATCCTTAGCTTATAATCCAGTAAAAAGCAGTTTCACCACTTTGATGGACAGTAAATTGGCTGGCCAAAATAAAGCCGAAAGAAGTGTTGCCGGCTATACTGCTTACCTGGATCATTACAATTTATTTGTGACCGATGGTAAAAAAGCAAAACAAGTAACGACTGACGGAACAGATAATATCGTTTATGCCTCCTCAGTACACCGTGACGAATTTGGCATTTCAAAAGGAACTTTCTGGAGTAACCAAGGCAAAAAGCTAGCCTTTTACCGGATGGATCAAAGCATGGTTTCGGATTATCCAATCATTGACTGGACAACCCGCCCGGCAAAAAACATCAATATCAAATATCCTATGGCAGGAGATAAAATCCATGAAGTAACTGTAGGTGTTTACAATGCGGAAACCCAAACTGTCGTTTATCTTCAAACAGGAGAGCCGGCAGAACAGTATCTGACCAATATCGCCTGGAGCCCTGACGACAAATTTATTTATATCGCTGTTTTAAACCGCGGACAAAATCATATGGAATTTAAACAGTTTGATGCGCAAACTGGTCGTTATGTAAAAACACTTTTTGAAGAGCGGGATGAGAAATATGTCGAACCACTTGTTCCTGCATTGTTTCTTAAAAAGAATCCTCAGCAATTTATCTGGCAAAGTAACCGTGATGGATGGAATCAATTATACTTATACAATACAGACGGTAAATTGGTTAAACAGCTAACTAAGGGGAATTGGGAAGTTACCGAAGTCAAAGGTTTCGATGCAACAGGTGAGAACTTATTTTATGTCTCCACTGCAGAATCACCGATCACCAGGAACTTATATGTCGTAAACATTAAATCTGGTCAGTCGAAAAGAATCACTTCGGGCTTTGCAGCGCACAAAACAGAAGTAAGTACTTCGGGGAATACTGTCCTTGATAATTTCAGCTCTACTAAAAATCCAGGCACTGTCGAGCTGCTGGACGTTAAAAAAGGAGTTAAAAAGCAAATCTTCCAATCGGCAGATCCATTAGCGAACTATGCTTTAGGTGCGTCATCCATTTTTACGATCAAGGGAAAAAGTGGCGATCCTATCTATTGTAATTTATTTAAGCCTGTAGGGCTTGACAGTACTAAAAAACATCCTGTTGTAGTTTACTGGTATGGCGGTTCACATGCACAATTAATTCTTGACCAGTGGAATGGAGGAGGAAGTAATTATTGGTTCCAATATCTTGCAGAGCAGGGCTTTGTAGTGATGGTGATTGATACCAGGGGAAGTGATAACCGTGGAAAGGCATTTGAACAAGCGATGTTTAGAAAAGTCGGTGATGTACAGATGGAAGATATGATGTCTGCTGTAGACTATTTGAAAGGGCTGTCTTATACTGATGAGAAAAATATGGGCTTATTTGGCTGGAGCTTTGGTGGCTTTAATACCGTAGATTTTATGGTGAACCATCCCGGTGTTTTCAAAGCGGCAGTAGCTGGCGGAGCCGTGACGAACTGGAATTTTTATGAGGCTATGTATACAGAACGTTATATGGATACACCGAAAGAAAACCCTGAAGGTTATGCCGCAACTGACCTGACTAACCAGATTCAAAAACTAAAAGGCAAATTATTGCTTATTCATGGATTACAGGATAATGTAGTGCTACAGCAACATACCGTTGAACTCGTAAAAAAAGCTGTAGATGATAATATACAGCTGGATTATATGATTTATCCGGGGCACGAACATAATGTATTGGGTAAAGACAGAACACATCTTTAC